The Macadamia integrifolia cultivar HAES 741 unplaced genomic scaffold, SCU_Mint_v3 scaffold1326, whole genome shotgun sequence DNA segment CTagacagatggaatccacccaacAACCAACTTTGTGGTGGATTCCATGAGTGGATCAGCCCGTACGAGAGAACCTGATCtgcacttttattttcaattaataGGTGGTTGTTGCCAGGAAAACGTGAGAGCTGAGCTGTTTCTAAGGAATTTTTTGTTAGCAGGCTTTCCTCGCATGTTGCTAATCTATTTTTGAGTATTGGGTGGTTGTAGCCTCTTTGCTTGTAGAGCATATGTCAGGAGTGTGGAAGGTCTAAGGATCGACTCTTGTAACATGtattccctccccccttcctATCATCCCCCTTCCCCTCTAGTGTGCGTGAGTAAAGTCCCTTTGGACagttccttaaaaaaaataaaaagtattgAGATTTATTTTTCGATTGTGGAAACTGCAATAGAGGATGGCGTATTAAAGAGAGACTGTTGTTCTGCTTATGTGCAACAAGTTTCGGGTCTTCAGGCTATGCATCAAAGCCCAAATCTTGATGGTGTTATAAATAGCAGATCGGATTTGGGGAGGAAAGGCCTTTAGTGCCAACCCAACGTATTACCTTTTACTTGTCTCCTGTAGAACTACCTGGCCTGGTGTTGGGTGCTGGAGTAGGTCAGGATATTCATTCGTTGGAGGGTGGCAAGATTCAAATTGTTGTGGGTGGTGGGACGGTACTCCCTACCACTCAAAAGGGGCGAGATGGCACTAGGCGGTAATGTGTGATCATCAAAACAGAGATACTAGGAGTATGTCCAAGTGCTTGATTGttttggaccggttcttcttgtcTAAAAGTTCTGGTTAGGTATTTGTAGGGCTTTGGTACTCGGACCCTTTATGGGTCGGCTTCGGTGTTTGGGTGGATTAGGGCTGGCTTtgtccttctttcttctttggtttgccATCGAGTGTGTTGTGGAGTTCTCTCCATGTATTCTTtcgattcttttttcttttctttcttccttattgCAGGGAAGTTCTTTGGATTTATGATATATTACCCACCACCCCCcaccctctccccccccccccaaaaaaaatcaatgttcTGCCAAGTCTACCATAGTTTTAATATTTAAGGCACAAAACAAAACATCAATTTAATATTCACTGAAACGGGCTTTCCAAGTTCAATACATTATTTAGGAAACTCAATACAACTTCACACAATCATGTAAAAGTCCATTTATTTATCTTCAGAACTCCTTCCCCTCAAAGGTTTGCCCAAATTTCCAATCACTTGGTACAACATTATCAGACTGCACCATCTTACCATCACTAGTAGCGACCTGGAATGACAAACTTTGCCCTAACAATTGTGTATCAGTTTGCCAGTTTTGGCCCCAATTTCTTGACATTTGTATCCAATTTGTGTTGGAACCCTTAATCTTCACATCTTTAATGTCACCGGCACCGGCAACATTGTACACCAACACCAATATCCAGTAAGGATTTCCCTTCATCTCGAACTTTAAGCCTCCGGTCTTGACGCATGGGATTCGTCGATACTGAACCGGAATAATGCCAGCCTTGTACTGTGCAATCTTGACGAACATAGGCTGGGAGAGATCAAAGTGCTTCAATGGAGGGTTGCACCAATTCCCATCTGGCCTGTCATAGTTTGGTGGACAGAAGTTGGTGGCTGTTACATGGACGGTGCCTGGGAAGCACCATTGTGTTAAGGTATTGTCACACATGATTTCGTAACAAGCACCACAAGTAAGGCCATTGTTAAAGAATGTTGTGCTTAGAGCTGTTGTCTCTAGCCCATACCCTTGTTCTATTAGATTGCCATATCCACAGGCTCCCTCTGTTGCCACAAACAATCAATATTGagtttttacccaaaaatatatatatatatatatatatattcaatattCAGATATCCCAAAACAGGGAAAAAGAATTAAAGtatgattaaaaaatttcaataaaataataaaatactatAATTtagaaatgaatataaaattacattctttctttctaaaaTATAAGAAATTACTATACTAAAGTTCTTgcaaacataaaaataaatttggaagGAGGAACCTTGCCTGGTCTAGTGTAAGAGACGGCCAAAAACTGCTCTTGAAAAATAAGGGGCAAGGGTGTCTTTTCACAACCGCCTATTTTCAAGGACTGTAGTTGGTCATTCCCTATGCCAAACCACAAGGTTCTTTTTCACATAAATTATTGGGAAAAGAAGTTGAAAGATAGTGTGGCCCTGCACCTAAACACAAGGGGGGCttaggatcctctccaatgatTGAGCTCCTTCGCGAATCATCTAAAGGCTGGAGGACCTGACCATATGTTGGGGTGCATGCCTGGGTCCTCCCAATTGCCAGATACCTCTTTGGGAAGCCCAGCCACTGGAGAGGATTTGGAGGGGGACGAAATGACCACTCCACCTCTTATGAAAAGCAAAAATCCTATcccctgttgatgcttctataCACTCCGCCAGAGGGAGGGCCACCCTGCCTTCAACCTCTCCCAAAATTTTATTACTGTAATGATATATTgttacaataaaataataaaaaagtcatcataaaaattagaaaaaatgcCAAACACATGAATATACTTTCATTC contains these protein-coding regions:
- the LOC122063452 gene encoding expansin-A23-like, translated to MARCWSRLWVIVMAFLVIGVDLNAFVTKSDGWEAAHATFYGDMSGGETMQGACGYGNLIEQGYGLETTALSTTFFNNGLTCGACYEIMCDNTLTQWCFPGTVHVTATNFCPPNYDRPDGNWCNPPLKHFDLSQPMFVKIAQYKAGIIPVQYRRIPCVKTGGLKFEMKGNPYWILVLVYNVAGAGDIKDVKIKGSNTNWIQMSRNWGQNWQTDTQLLGQSLSFQVATSDGKMVQSDNVVPSDWKFGQTFEGKEF